The following are encoded together in the Vigna angularis cultivar LongXiaoDou No.4 chromosome 9, ASM1680809v1, whole genome shotgun sequence genome:
- the LOC108346507 gene encoding uncharacterized mitochondrial protein AtMg00860-like: MSFGVTNAPAIFMDYMNHIFRPFLDKFVVVFIDDILIFSTSREEHEEHLRIVLGVLREKKFYVKLSKCEFLMEEVQFLGHVISAGNISVDPAKVQAMLHWERPRSVTEVRNFVRLAGYFRRFIEGFSKMVALLTQLTRKDHPFAWTNQCEPSFQELKQKLTSAPVLVIPDISKPFEVFCDASHQGLDLEELSLWSSIPSVQRSQQSQVSL, encoded by the exons ATGTCATTCGGTGTTACCAATGCTCCAGCCATattcatggactatatgaatcACATTTTTAGACCCTTCCTGGATAAGTTTGTTGTCGTCTTTATTGATGATATCCTTATTTTTTCCACGAGTCGTGAGGAGCATGAAGAACATTTAAGGATAGTGCTCGGTGTGTTAAGAGAAAAGAAGTTTTATGTCAAACTGTCCAAGTGTGAATTTTTGATGGAAGAAGTACAGTTTTTGGGGCACGTAATATCAGCGGGCAATATTTCTGTGGATCCTGCAAAGGTGCAGGCTATGCTTCATTGGGAAAGACCCCGTTCGGTCACTGAAGTCAGAAATTTTGTTAGATTGGCGGGCTACTTTAGACGATTCATTGAAGGATTCTCTAAGATGGTAGCGTTGTTAACTCAGCTGACCAGGAAAGATCATCCTTTTGCTTGGACCAATCAGTGTGAACCCAGTTTTCAAGAATTGAAGCAAAAGTTGACGAGTGCTCCAGTATTAGTTATTCCCGACATCAGCAAACCTTTTGAAGTCTTTTGTGATGCCTCTCACCAAGGATTGG atttgGAGGAACTATCTTTATGGAGCTCAATTCCAAGTGTTCAGCGATCACAACAGTCTCAAGTATCTCtttga